Proteins encoded by one window of Polyangiaceae bacterium:
- the deoC gene encoding deoxyribose-phosphate aldolase has translation MTTAALGRVAVGSDHGGFALKQAIVRHLEARGVSALDVGTHSTEACDYPVFAQAVAQAVARGEAARGIMVDGAGIGSGMVANKIPGVRSGMAFNEATAKNAREHNDANVLTLGAGYLSEPEALKIVDVFLQTECTIDRHKRRVAMIDALDRGRPLPTSASPMKTLPMVSAHSDHQSLVNAITQVLTQNPALLGGGGESGGAACPTCTGCGHCVSKRPSEVRTLVGPGGRISSSLGVGAVPKDVAELIDHTLLKPDATYEQIDTLCDEAKQYGFASVCVNPVHVKRCAARLRGAKPVVCTVIGFPLGATPAEIKALEARRAIREGAREIDMVINIGALKSGDHRAVYDDIRLVAEAARDGGALLKVIIETALLSDEEKVAACVAAKKARANFVKTSTGFAKGGATAHDVALMAQAVEHKLGVKASGGVGSAKAAEEMIRAGATRIGASVGVKIVQEAHGQTPTAQSGSAY, from the coding sequence ATGACGACAGCAGCCCTTGGCCGAGTAGCCGTCGGGAGCGACCACGGCGGATTCGCGTTGAAGCAGGCCATCGTGCGTCATCTCGAGGCCCGGGGAGTGAGCGCGCTGGACGTTGGCACGCACTCCACGGAGGCGTGCGACTACCCGGTGTTCGCCCAAGCGGTCGCGCAAGCGGTGGCGCGCGGTGAGGCCGCTCGCGGCATCATGGTAGACGGCGCCGGCATCGGCTCCGGCATGGTCGCCAACAAGATCCCCGGCGTGCGCTCCGGAATGGCCTTCAACGAGGCCACCGCCAAGAACGCTCGAGAGCACAACGACGCCAACGTGCTGACCCTTGGCGCGGGCTACCTCTCCGAGCCCGAGGCCCTGAAAATCGTCGACGTTTTCCTGCAAACCGAGTGTACCATCGACCGCCACAAACGTCGGGTGGCGATGATCGACGCGCTCGATCGGGGGCGTCCCCTTCCGACATCGGCATCACCCATGAAGACTCTGCCCATGGTCTCGGCCCACAGCGATCACCAGTCGCTGGTGAACGCCATCACTCAGGTGCTCACGCAGAACCCGGCGCTGCTCGGCGGCGGTGGGGAAAGCGGCGGTGCCGCCTGTCCCACGTGCACCGGCTGCGGTCATTGCGTGTCGAAACGCCCGAGCGAGGTGCGCACGCTGGTGGGCCCCGGCGGCCGCATCTCCAGCAGCCTCGGCGTCGGCGCCGTGCCGAAGGACGTGGCGGAGCTCATCGACCACACGCTCTTGAAGCCGGACGCGACCTACGAGCAGATCGACACGCTGTGCGACGAAGCCAAGCAGTACGGCTTCGCGTCCGTGTGTGTGAACCCGGTCCACGTGAAGCGTTGCGCGGCTCGCCTGCGCGGCGCCAAGCCCGTCGTCTGCACCGTGATCGGCTTTCCGCTGGGGGCCACTCCGGCGGAGATCAAGGCGCTGGAGGCGCGCCGGGCGATCCGCGAAGGCGCTCGCGAGATCGACATGGTCATCAACATCGGCGCGCTCAAGTCCGGCGACCACCGAGCGGTGTACGACGACATCCGCCTGGTGGCGGAAGCCGCGCGTGACGGCGGCGCGCTGCTGAAGGTGATCATCGAGACGGCGCTCTTGTCCGACGAAGAGAAGGTCGCCGCCTGCGTCGCGGCCAAGAAAGCTCGCGCCAACTTCGTGAAGACCTCCACCGGCTTCGCGAAGGGCGGCGCTACCGCGCACGACGTCGCGCTCATGGCTCAAGCCGTGGAGCACAAGCTGGGCGTCAAGGCCTCCGGCGGCGTGGGTTCGGCAAAGGCAGCGGAGGAGATGATCCGCGCCGGCGCCACCCGCATCGGCGCTTCCGTCGGAGTCAAGATCGTGCAAGAGGCGCACGGACAAACCCCAACGGCCCAGTCGGGCTCGGCGTACTGA
- a CDS encoding aldehyde dehydrogenase family protein has protein sequence MTLQSSYPYYLANVAEAPNQDLAVENKYTGEVATRVALADSAAIDRGIAAAEGAARHFATWPAYRRQDVLMHCVKRFRERFDELAESLCIEAGKPIGDSRGEVTRLIDTFRVAAEESVRIGGEVIPLDISERAEAYRGMTRRVPVGPCSFISPFNFPLNLAAHKVAPALAVGCPFVLKPASLTPVGALLIGEVLAETDLPKGTFSILPCRRDGADLFTTDERLKLLSFTGSPEVGWKLKAKAGKKKVVLELGGNAGVIVDRDTDLDDAVGRIVIGAFYQSGQSCISVQRILIHGDVYQALKDKLVSKVKALKAGDPLNDDTFIGPIISESEAKRIESWIQDAVKAGAKLLCGGERNGSMVTPALLEDVPKDLPLCAEEVFGPVAILSKFSDFDAALDDINDSAYGLQAGVFTRDVYKVQRAWDRLVVGGVIIGDVPSFRVDNMPYGGVKDSGLGREGIRCAIEDMTEVRLLVIRTPPGA, from the coding sequence ATGACGCTGCAATCGAGCTATCCGTACTACCTGGCCAACGTGGCGGAGGCGCCGAATCAGGACCTCGCCGTCGAGAACAAGTACACGGGAGAAGTGGCGACGCGGGTTGCGCTCGCGGATTCGGCCGCCATCGATCGCGGCATTGCCGCCGCCGAAGGTGCCGCAAGACACTTCGCGACTTGGCCCGCCTACCGCAGGCAAGACGTGCTGATGCACTGCGTGAAGCGCTTCCGCGAGCGCTTCGACGAGCTGGCGGAGAGCTTGTGCATCGAGGCGGGCAAGCCCATTGGTGATTCCCGCGGTGAGGTCACGCGCCTCATCGACACCTTCCGCGTGGCGGCGGAAGAGAGCGTGCGCATCGGCGGAGAAGTGATCCCGCTGGACATCTCCGAGCGCGCTGAGGCCTACCGCGGCATGACGCGGCGGGTGCCGGTGGGACCCTGCTCGTTCATTTCGCCCTTCAACTTCCCGCTGAACCTGGCGGCGCACAAGGTGGCGCCGGCGCTGGCAGTGGGCTGTCCGTTCGTGCTCAAGCCGGCGAGCCTCACTCCGGTGGGCGCGCTCTTGATTGGCGAGGTGCTGGCGGAGACGGATTTGCCCAAGGGTACGTTCTCCATCTTGCCCTGTCGCCGGGACGGCGCCGATCTGTTCACGACGGACGAGCGGCTGAAGCTGCTCTCGTTCACCGGCTCGCCGGAGGTGGGCTGGAAGCTGAAGGCGAAGGCGGGCAAGAAGAAGGTCGTGCTGGAGCTCGGCGGCAACGCCGGCGTGATCGTCGATCGGGACACGGACCTGGACGACGCCGTCGGCCGCATCGTCATCGGGGCGTTCTACCAGTCGGGGCAGAGCTGCATCAGCGTGCAGCGCATCTTGATCCACGGAGACGTTTACCAGGCCCTGAAGGACAAGCTGGTGTCCAAGGTGAAGGCCCTGAAGGCTGGGGATCCGCTGAACGACGACACCTTCATCGGGCCCATCATCAGCGAGAGCGAGGCCAAGCGCATCGAGAGTTGGATCCAGGACGCCGTGAAGGCGGGGGCGAAGCTCCTGTGCGGGGGCGAGCGGAACGGCAGCATGGTGACGCCGGCGCTCTTGGAAGACGTGCCCAAGGATCTGCCGCTGTGCGCGGAAGAAGTGTTCGGGCCGGTGGCCATCTTGAGCAAGTTCAGCGATTTCGATGCCGCCTTGGACGACATCAACGACAGCGCCTACGGCTTGCAAGCCGGCGTGTTCACTCGTGACGTGTACAAGGTGCAGCGCGCCTGGGATCGTCTGGTGGTCGGCGGCGTGATCATCGGTGACGTGCCGAGCTTCCGCGTGGACAACATGCCCTACGGCGGCGTGAAGGACAGCGGCTTGGGCCGTGAGGGCATCCGCTGCGCCATCGAGGACATGACCGAGGTCCGGCTGCTGGTGATTCGAACGCCGCCCGGCGCCTGA
- a CDS encoding BMC domain-containing protein: MAEALGMIECRSFAAMVEASDAMVKAAKVELVGYEKTGGGYVTAVIRGDVAAVKAAVEAGQNGASRVGEIVATHIIARPHVNVDLVLPLGRKDEVSKEISARGGKK, encoded by the coding sequence ATGGCCGAAGCATTGGGCATGATCGAGTGCCGCTCGTTCGCGGCGATGGTCGAGGCGTCTGACGCCATGGTGAAGGCTGCCAAGGTGGAGCTCGTGGGTTACGAGAAGACCGGTGGCGGCTACGTGACGGCCGTGATCCGCGGAGACGTGGCCGCCGTGAAGGCGGCAGTGGAAGCCGGACAGAACGGCGCCTCTCGCGTGGGCGAAATCGTCGCGACGCACATCATCGCGCGTCCGCACGTCAACGTGGACTTGGTGCTGCCGCTCGGTCGCAAGGACGAGGTCTCCAAGGAGATCTCGGCCCGCGGCGGAAAGAAGTAA
- a CDS encoding aldehyde dehydrogenase EutE → MSPEEIRRIAEAIAQQISGQGPPVSLSSTPRAAPAPAAALGDGVFADLDSAVRAARAAFFELSAVGLEKRFTMIEAVRQALRPQAEPLAKLAQEETGLGRWEDKVQKNLLVTEKTPGPEELTPGAQSGDHGLVLIEPAPFGVIGAITPVTNPSSTIICNAIGMVSAGNTVVFNAHPSAKRVSMETIRLINRAILSVGGPANVLTCVAEPTIETATELMKHRLVRLLVVTGGPGVVKAAMNSGKRSICAGPGNPPAVVDATANIEQAGRDIVLGHSFDNNVICVDEKECIVVESVAENLKASMKRAGAVELKPSDLPRLEKVIFEKNAGPRGHAVVNRKFVGKNAELILRELGLPGGREARCVLVDVPNDHPLIWTEQMMPVLPLTRVKTVEEAIDLAVEAEGGNFHTATMHSHDLVALSTMARKCNCSIFVKNGRAVAGLGHEGEGYTSFTIASPTGEGLTSPRSFSRWRRCTLKDQFRIV, encoded by the coding sequence ATGAGCCCCGAAGAGATCCGTCGCATCGCGGAAGCCATTGCCCAGCAGATCAGCGGGCAAGGTCCGCCGGTGAGCCTCTCGAGCACGCCCCGCGCGGCGCCCGCGCCGGCGGCCGCCCTGGGGGATGGCGTCTTCGCCGATCTCGACTCTGCCGTGCGTGCAGCACGGGCGGCCTTCTTCGAGCTGTCCGCCGTCGGCCTCGAGAAGCGCTTCACCATGATCGAGGCCGTGCGCCAGGCGCTGCGCCCCCAGGCGGAGCCCCTGGCGAAGTTGGCGCAAGAAGAGACCGGCCTCGGGCGCTGGGAAGACAAGGTTCAGAAGAACCTGCTCGTCACCGAAAAGACGCCCGGGCCGGAGGAGCTCACGCCTGGTGCCCAAAGCGGTGACCACGGCCTGGTCCTGATCGAGCCGGCTCCTTTTGGTGTGATCGGCGCGATCACACCAGTGACGAATCCGTCGAGCACCATCATCTGCAACGCCATCGGCATGGTGTCGGCGGGAAACACCGTGGTGTTCAACGCGCACCCCTCTGCCAAGCGCGTGAGCATGGAGACCATTCGTCTCATCAACCGCGCCATCCTGTCCGTGGGCGGACCGGCGAACGTGCTCACCTGCGTTGCGGAGCCGACGATCGAGACGGCCACGGAGCTGATGAAGCACCGCCTGGTGCGCTTGCTGGTGGTCACCGGGGGCCCGGGCGTGGTGAAAGCCGCGATGAACTCCGGCAAGCGATCCATCTGCGCCGGACCCGGCAACCCGCCGGCGGTGGTGGACGCCACGGCGAACATCGAGCAGGCCGGGCGAGACATCGTTCTCGGGCACTCTTTCGATAACAACGTGATCTGCGTCGACGAGAAAGAGTGCATCGTCGTCGAGTCCGTGGCGGAAAACCTGAAGGCCAGCATGAAGCGGGCCGGCGCGGTGGAGCTGAAGCCCTCGGATCTGCCGCGGCTCGAGAAGGTGATTTTCGAGAAGAACGCCGGCCCCCGCGGTCACGCCGTGGTGAACCGCAAGTTCGTGGGCAAGAACGCGGAGCTCATCTTGCGGGAGCTCGGCCTTCCGGGTGGGCGGGAGGCGCGCTGCGTGCTGGTCGACGTACCCAACGACCACCCGCTGATCTGGACCGAACAGATGATGCCGGTGCTGCCCCTCACCCGCGTGAAGACCGTGGAGGAAGCCATCGACTTGGCGGTGGAGGCCGAGGGCGGCAACTTCCACACGGCCACCATGCACTCCCACGACCTGGTGGCGCTCAGCACGATGGCGCGGAAGTGCAATTGCAGCATCTTCGTCAAGAACGGTCGCGCGGTGGCGGGCCTGGGGCACGAAGGCGAGGGCTACACCTCGTTCACGATCGCCTCGCCTACCGGCGAGGGCCTCACCAGCCCGCGGTCCTTCTCTCGCTGGCGGCGCTGCACCCTCAAGGATCAGTTTCGGATCGTGTGA
- a CDS encoding M48 family metalloprotease, with amino-acid sequence MRASLVFRSVVALLLFAGFYLLAFAMVLFLSWLAYIQFVLERGNLMIAFFGVTTAGVIAWSLLPRGERFRPPGPLLSPEKHPELFSMIREVARATGGEMPSEVYLVPGVNAFVTRRGGVLGLFDRPVMGLGLPLLALLTVSQLQAVLAHELGHFHAGDTRLGPWIYALRAAIGRTIIGLAKRGFIRKPFEWYGMMFLRVTRGISRYQELAADRLAARAVGAPHLMSALKTVHAGSVAYQTFHRDEYEQILQAGYRAPLAEGFGAYFRAEQERGALDDVVAEEIEFPLRHVLDTHPPLVERLQALAAETAPPTPDDDRLALMLLGDDDLDGEVCYAEVGERLTELSWAEVPRRVLLPSWRKQAALFAGATVGELPMSSRALTTLGERLSEEDLGERPDLAAQLGARVLAAALSAALVADGYRVRYRVGRPIELRKDERRLYPFRDFRALAVGALSVEEMKARLSDQVLRLPVLAAARRARTGRRQGTP; translated from the coding sequence ATGAGGGCATCATTGGTCTTTCGGAGCGTGGTCGCTCTGCTTCTGTTCGCGGGCTTCTACCTGCTGGCCTTCGCGATGGTGCTGTTCCTCTCGTGGCTCGCGTACATCCAGTTCGTGCTCGAACGTGGCAACCTGATGATCGCGTTCTTTGGTGTGACGACCGCAGGGGTGATCGCATGGTCACTGCTCCCCAGGGGGGAGCGCTTCCGCCCTCCGGGGCCGCTGCTCTCACCAGAGAAGCACCCCGAGCTTTTCTCCATGATTCGGGAGGTCGCGAGAGCCACGGGGGGAGAGATGCCCAGCGAGGTGTACCTCGTTCCGGGAGTGAACGCGTTCGTGACCCGGCGCGGCGGAGTGCTGGGGCTGTTCGATCGCCCCGTCATGGGTCTCGGGCTGCCGCTCTTGGCGCTGCTCACGGTGTCGCAGCTCCAGGCGGTGCTGGCCCACGAGCTCGGTCATTTTCACGCGGGTGACACCCGCCTCGGTCCTTGGATCTACGCGCTTCGCGCCGCCATCGGCCGCACGATCATCGGGCTCGCCAAGCGTGGCTTCATCCGCAAACCCTTCGAGTGGTACGGAATGATGTTTCTGCGCGTGACTCGCGGGATCTCCCGGTACCAGGAGCTCGCGGCGGATCGCCTCGCGGCGCGCGCCGTCGGAGCACCGCACTTGATGTCGGCTCTGAAGACGGTTCACGCCGGGAGCGTCGCCTATCAGACGTTCCATCGAGACGAGTACGAGCAGATCCTGCAGGCAGGCTACCGCGCCCCTCTGGCGGAGGGGTTTGGAGCGTACTTCAGGGCTGAACAGGAGCGCGGGGCGCTGGACGACGTCGTCGCGGAGGAGATCGAGTTCCCGCTGCGGCACGTGCTCGATACGCATCCACCGCTCGTCGAGCGTCTCCAAGCGCTCGCCGCCGAAACGGCCCCACCAACGCCCGACGACGATCGCCTGGCGCTGATGCTGTTGGGGGACGACGACCTGGACGGCGAGGTCTGCTACGCCGAGGTCGGCGAACGGCTCACGGAGCTTTCTTGGGCCGAGGTCCCTCGACGGGTGTTGCTGCCGAGCTGGCGCAAGCAAGCCGCTCTGTTCGCCGGCGCGACCGTGGGCGAGCTGCCCATGTCGTCACGCGCTCTCACCACACTGGGGGAGCGACTGTCCGAGGAAGACCTCGGCGAGCGACCGGATCTCGCAGCGCAATTGGGCGCCAGGGTGCTTGCGGCCGCGCTGTCCGCGGCCCTCGTCGCGGACGGCTACCGTGTGCGCTACCGCGTGGGCCGCCCGATCGAGCTCCGAAAGGACGAGCGGCGGCTGTATCCGTTTCGCGACTTCCGCGCGCTGGCGGTCGGAGCGCTGAGCGTCGAAGAAATGAAGGCCCGACTCTCCGATCAGGTGCTGAGGCTCCCGGTTCTGGCGGCGGCGCGCAGAGCGCGCACCGGCCGGCGTCAGGGAACGCCCTGA
- a CDS encoding TerB family tellurite resistance protein, with product MLQKLDKKERMLLLKFVCAFAWADLEVKASERRFVHRLVKQLALGKDEAQQVEEWLKVPPKPEEVDPNRIPRGHKDLFLDAARRIIAADGEIDAAEKEDLELLEQLLV from the coding sequence ATGCTTCAGAAGCTGGATAAGAAAGAGCGCATGCTGCTCCTGAAGTTCGTGTGCGCGTTCGCCTGGGCGGATCTCGAAGTGAAGGCGTCCGAGCGCCGTTTCGTGCATCGCCTCGTCAAGCAGCTGGCGCTGGGCAAGGACGAAGCCCAACAGGTGGAGGAGTGGCTCAAGGTGCCCCCCAAGCCGGAAGAAGTGGATCCCAACCGCATCCCGCGCGGCCACAAGGATCTGTTCTTGGATGCGGCCCGCCGCATCATCGCCGCTGACGGCGAGATCGACGCGGCGGAGAAGGAAGACCTGGAGCTTCTCGAACAGCTGCTGGTCTGA
- a CDS encoding oxidative damage protection protein has translation MARTVQCIKLGQEAEGLEKPPFKGELGQRVFESVSKEAWRMWLEHSKMLINEFRLDLTSEQGQRIWMTEMEKYFFGDGSELPPDFVNSEK, from the coding sequence ATGGCGAGAACGGTTCAGTGCATCAAGCTCGGTCAAGAGGCGGAAGGGCTCGAAAAGCCGCCGTTCAAGGGCGAGCTGGGTCAGCGTGTCTTCGAGTCCGTCTCCAAGGAGGCATGGCGCATGTGGCTCGAGCATTCCAAGATGCTGATCAACGAGTTTCGCCTCGATCTGACCAGCGAGCAGGGGCAGCGCATCTGGATGACGGAGATGGAGAAGTACTTCTTCGGCGATGGCTCCGAGCTGCCGCCGGACTTCGTTAACTCGGAGAAATGA
- a CDS encoding EutN/CcmL family microcompartment protein, giving the protein MLLAKVVGTLVATRKDPKVDGLKFLLLKQVNPETLKEGGYVVANDAVGAGVGEMVLYASGSSARQTEVTRDRPCDAVIMAIVDSWDIEGDKLYEKHGQEHGYAD; this is encoded by the coding sequence ATGCTCCTGGCAAAGGTGGTCGGGACCTTGGTGGCGACCCGCAAGGATCCCAAAGTGGATGGGCTCAAGTTCCTGCTACTCAAGCAGGTGAACCCCGAGACCCTGAAGGAAGGCGGCTACGTCGTCGCGAACGACGCCGTAGGCGCTGGCGTCGGCGAGATGGTGCTGTACGCGTCGGGCTCTTCCGCGCGCCAGACCGAGGTCACTCGGGATCGTCCGTGCGACGCGGTGATCATGGCCATCGTCGACAGCTGGGACATCGAGGGCGACAAGCTCTACGAGAAGCACGGCCAGGAGCACGGCTACGCCGACTGA
- a CDS encoding bifunctional salicylyl-CoA 5-hydroxylase/oxidoreductase: protein MKIACVGGGPAGLYFALLMKKADPSHEIVVYERNRADDTFGFGVVFSDATLENLGDADAESYAAIREAFAHWDDIDIHYRGQVLTSGGHGFSGMSRKTLLAILQRRCQELGVELCFETVVDPDLSKLEPADLIVACDGVNSAIRERYADKFRPDVDFRPNRFVWLGTTFPFGAFTFYFKNSAHGLFRVHAYRYEEGSSTFIVETTEETWKAAGLDSATEAETIAYCEKLFAEELAGHRLIGNKSIWRSFPTVKNGSWHFDNVVLLGDAAHTAHFSIGSGTKLAMEDAIVLAGELGRHPTVAEALAAYEVERHPLVERTQRAAQVSLEWFEHTERYMSLEPMEMAFSLLTRSLRVTHENLRLRDPGFVEKVDFRVAEKAQAQSGVTLLGGDRQIPPPIFTPFKLRDLVVENRVVVSPMCQYSATDGTVNDWHLVHLGSRAVGGAGLIISEMTDVSADGRISPGCAGLYDAAHVPAFARIVEFVHRYSRTKIGVQLAHAGRKGATTRPWEGGAPLEKGAWPLIAASAIPFHPRGQTPKPMDRADMDRVLGDFVSAARMAEQIGFDMLELHMAHGYLLSSFISPLSNVRTDEYGGSVERRMRFPLEVFDAVRAVWPKQKPISVRISATDWAPGGLTREDVVAIGHLLREHGVDIVDVSAGQTVADGKPRYGRLFQTPFSELVRLEAGISTMTVGNIQSYTDANSIIAAGRADLCVLARAHLYDPYWTRHAAHELGWQLEWPDQYKTITGYNPRFV, encoded by the coding sequence GTGAAAATCGCGTGCGTCGGCGGAGGACCCGCAGGCCTGTACTTCGCGCTGCTCATGAAGAAGGCGGATCCAAGCCACGAGATCGTCGTCTACGAGCGCAATCGCGCCGACGACACCTTCGGCTTCGGCGTCGTCTTCTCGGACGCCACCCTGGAAAATCTGGGGGACGCCGACGCCGAGAGCTACGCCGCCATTCGTGAAGCCTTTGCCCACTGGGACGACATCGACATCCACTACCGAGGCCAAGTGCTGACCTCTGGGGGCCACGGCTTCTCGGGCATGAGCCGCAAGACGCTGCTCGCGATCCTCCAGCGCCGCTGCCAAGAGCTCGGGGTGGAGCTCTGCTTCGAGACGGTGGTGGACCCTGATCTTTCGAAGCTCGAGCCCGCGGATCTGATCGTGGCCTGCGATGGCGTCAACAGCGCCATTCGCGAGCGCTACGCCGACAAGTTCCGGCCCGACGTGGACTTTCGCCCCAATCGCTTCGTGTGGCTGGGCACCACGTTCCCATTCGGAGCGTTCACCTTCTACTTCAAGAACAGCGCCCACGGCCTGTTCCGCGTCCACGCCTATCGCTACGAAGAGGGCAGCTCCACCTTCATCGTGGAGACCACGGAGGAGACCTGGAAAGCCGCCGGCCTCGACTCGGCAACGGAAGCGGAGACCATCGCCTACTGCGAGAAACTGTTCGCGGAGGAGCTCGCGGGGCATCGGCTGATCGGCAACAAGAGCATCTGGCGCAGCTTCCCCACGGTGAAGAACGGCAGCTGGCACTTCGACAACGTCGTGCTCTTGGGGGACGCAGCTCACACCGCGCACTTCTCCATCGGCAGCGGCACCAAGCTCGCCATGGAAGACGCCATCGTGCTGGCAGGAGAGCTCGGGCGTCACCCCACGGTGGCGGAAGCTCTGGCAGCCTACGAGGTCGAACGCCACCCGCTGGTGGAGCGCACGCAGCGCGCTGCGCAGGTGAGCCTCGAGTGGTTCGAACACACCGAGCGCTACATGAGCCTCGAACCCATGGAGATGGCCTTCAGCCTGCTCACTCGCAGCCTGCGAGTGACGCACGAGAATCTGCGGCTTCGAGATCCAGGCTTCGTCGAGAAGGTCGACTTTCGGGTGGCGGAGAAGGCACAAGCGCAATCCGGCGTCACGTTGCTGGGCGGGGATCGCCAGATCCCGCCGCCGATCTTCACGCCCTTCAAGCTGCGGGACTTGGTGGTGGAAAACCGCGTCGTCGTCTCGCCCATGTGCCAGTACTCGGCGACGGACGGCACGGTGAACGATTGGCACCTGGTGCATCTCGGCAGCCGCGCCGTCGGTGGCGCAGGGCTGATCATCAGCGAGATGACCGACGTCTCCGCCGACGGCCGCATCAGCCCCGGCTGCGCCGGTCTGTACGACGCCGCCCACGTCCCGGCGTTCGCGCGCATCGTGGAGTTCGTCCACCGCTACAGTCGCACAAAGATCGGCGTGCAGCTCGCCCACGCTGGCCGCAAGGGCGCTACCACGCGCCCGTGGGAAGGAGGCGCGCCGCTCGAGAAGGGCGCCTGGCCGCTGATCGCCGCCTCTGCCATTCCGTTTCACCCCCGCGGCCAAACGCCGAAGCCCATGGACCGCGCGGACATGGACCGGGTGCTCGGGGACTTCGTGAGCGCCGCCCGCATGGCCGAGCAGATCGGCTTCGACATGCTGGAGCTCCACATGGCTCACGGCTACCTGCTGTCGAGCTTCATCTCGCCGCTGTCCAACGTGCGCACGGACGAGTACGGTGGCTCCGTGGAGCGCCGCATGCGCTTTCCACTCGAGGTCTTCGACGCGGTGCGCGCCGTGTGGCCCAAGCAGAAGCCCATCAGCGTGCGCATCAGCGCCACGGACTGGGCGCCCGGCGGCCTCACCCGCGAGGACGTCGTCGCGATCGGACACCTGCTCCGGGAGCACGGCGTCGACATCGTGGACGTATCCGCGGGGCAAACCGTTGCCGACGGGAAGCCCCGCTACGGCCGCCTGTTCCAGACGCCATTCTCCGAGCTGGTGCGCCTGGAGGCAGGCATCTCCACCATGACCGTCGGCAACATCCAGTCCTACACCGACGCCAACAGCATCATCGCCGCCGGCCGCGCGGACCTGTGCGTTCTCGCTCGCGCACACCTGTACGATCCATACTGGACCCGCCACGCCGCTCACGAGCTCGGCTGGCAACTGGAATGGCCCGACCAGTACAAGACCATCACGGGCTATAACCCGCGTTTCGTTTGA
- a CDS encoding thioesterase family protein, which translates to MSASDSGFFRRDGNALIASELTRGPWHENFQHGGPVAALLGHAVERLLDTECEFVARVRVEFLRPVPIARLEPHARLVRDGSQVRTVEAELMTAGKLVARAWALAIRRRALGITDAVVPGALPTPESCPALELPFFLHSVGYHTAMELKRARGEYGNGALAAWMRARHPLVEGEPPSPLQRVLLAADSGNGVSARLDTRRHSFANPDLSVALHRDAEGDWIGLDAETSVEPDGIGLADTQLFDTRGPIGRVTQTLLVAEVESLH; encoded by the coding sequence GTGTCGGCGTCTGACAGCGGCTTTTTTCGAAGAGACGGGAACGCGTTGATCGCCTCCGAGCTGACGCGCGGACCGTGGCACGAGAACTTTCAGCACGGCGGTCCGGTTGCCGCCCTGCTCGGCCACGCGGTGGAGCGCCTGCTCGACACCGAATGCGAGTTCGTGGCGCGCGTGCGCGTGGAGTTCTTGCGTCCTGTACCCATCGCGCGCCTCGAGCCCCACGCACGACTGGTGCGCGACGGCAGCCAAGTCCGCACGGTGGAAGCGGAGCTCATGACCGCCGGGAAACTGGTGGCGCGCGCTTGGGCGCTCGCGATCCGCCGACGCGCCCTCGGCATCACCGACGCCGTGGTGCCCGGCGCGTTGCCCACGCCGGAAAGCTGTCCAGCTCTCGAGCTGCCGTTCTTCCTTCACTCCGTGGGCTACCACACCGCGATGGAGCTCAAACGCGCTCGCGGCGAGTACGGCAATGGCGCCCTCGCCGCGTGGATGCGCGCGCGACATCCCCTGGTGGAAGGCGAGCCCCCGAGCCCGCTCCAGCGGGTGCTGCTCGCCGCTGATTCCGGCAACGGCGTGAGCGCACGTCTCGACACGCGTCGTCATAGCTTTGCCAACCCGGATCTGTCGGTCGCTTTGCACCGAGATGCCGAAGGCGACTGGATCGGGCTCGACGCGGAAACCAGCGTCGAGCCTGACGGGATCGGCCTGGCGGACACCCAGCTGTTCGACACCCGGGGCCCCATCGGCCGCGTCACGCAGACGTTGCTCGTCGCCGAGGTTGAAAGCCTGCACTGA
- a CDS encoding transglycosylase SLT domain-containing protein gives MLRPLAVIVSAIMLSRPGMPQDDAKHFATVLQQEAKEHGFDPFTGVAIVHFESGWYPEMVSENGEDYGLGQIRARYIGACRKDEDPLNDPSPECKAVKASLLTAETNIRTMAQLITNNRKLCKEKTGSALFHQWLASYQGRNFPKQNRWCQPGDKTWQVIKYRRHLIDELVHKKHPPAKTAKKSKK, from the coding sequence ATGCTTCGCCCCCTCGCCGTCATCGTCTCCGCGATAATGCTTTCGCGACCTGGCATGCCCCAGGACGACGCCAAGCACTTCGCCACCGTCCTGCAACAGGAAGCCAAGGAGCATGGCTTCGATCCCTTCACCGGGGTGGCCATCGTCCACTTCGAGAGCGGATGGTACCCGGAGATGGTGAGCGAGAACGGGGAGGACTACGGTCTCGGTCAAATCCGTGCGCGGTACATCGGTGCGTGCCGCAAAGACGAAGACCCGCTGAACGATCCGAGTCCCGAGTGCAAGGCGGTGAAAGCTTCGCTGCTCACGGCCGAGACGAACATTCGCACCATGGCGCAGCTCATCACCAACAATCGGAAGCTGTGCAAAGAGAAGACCGGCAGCGCGCTGTTTCATCAGTGGCTGGCGAGCTACCAGGGCCGGAACTTCCCCAAACAGAACCGTTGGTGCCAGCCTGGGGACAAGACCTGGCAGGTCATCAAGTATCGGCGCCACCTGATTGACGAGCTGGTGCACAAGAAGCACCCACCAGCGAAGACCGCGAAAAAGTCCAAGAAGTGA